One Chromatiales bacterium DNA window includes the following coding sequences:
- a CDS encoding nucleotidyltransferase domain-containing protein, giving the protein MHPLIEQNRKAIADLCRLHGVHKLELFGSILRDDFDPARSDIDVLVEFAPGSASSFSNFMRLKESLEALFGRTVDLVELKAVRNRRLRYYIEHSKAPVYAAA; this is encoded by the coding sequence ATGCATCCACTGATCGAGCAAAACCGCAAGGCAATTGCCGACTTGTGCCGCCTTCATGGCGTTCACAAGCTGGAACTGTTCGGGTCCATCTTGCGGGACGACTTCGATCCGGCTCGCAGTGATATCGATGTGCTGGTCGAGTTTGCACCGGGTAGCGCAAGCAGCTTCAGCAATTTCATGCGACTCAAGGAATCGCTCGAAGCCTTGTTTGGACGGACTGTAGATCTTGTGGAACTGAAGGCGGTTCGCAATCGTCGATTGCGCTATTACATCGAGCACAGCAAGGCACCGGTGTATGCCGCAGCGTGA
- a CDS encoding addiction module antidote protein → MKKKRTGTVRPHRQVMGELLRADPDLAIEMLNDTLRDGKPEEIAVAVRRVADAFGGLPHIARRVGVNVTQAYRSLSRHGNPSFRTVHAVLREAGLEISVRLRA, encoded by the coding sequence ATGAAGAAAAAGAGAACGGGAACCGTCAGGCCGCATCGCCAGGTGATGGGCGAACTGCTGCGCGCAGATCCCGATCTGGCCATCGAGATGCTCAATGACACCTTGCGCGATGGCAAGCCGGAGGAAATCGCCGTGGCGGTCCGGCGGGTGGCCGACGCGTTCGGTGGGCTGCCGCACATTGCGCGGCGCGTGGGGGTCAATGTGACGCAGGCCTACCGGTCCCTGTCGCGGCATGGCAACCCGTCGTTTCGCACCGTGCATGCGGTGCTCCGCGAGGCGGGCCTGGAAATCTCGGTTCGGCTGCGGGCGTAA
- a CDS encoding HNH endonuclease — translation MSDAAKSPKKGARRSANWSREQTLLAFQFYCETPFGQLHGKNKRVIELANLIGRTPGALAMKCVNIASLDPAIRESGRSGLSNASALDREVWREFHANWEQLIDECELLRSRLLAARSDKIPPAADRDTEADYSGETREALVRQRIGQAFFRRAILSSYGNKCCISGVSDGRFLVASHIVPWRDDASIRLHPGNGLCLSAIHDKAFDSHLFSLTDDYRIVLSEQLKTTRDKFLREVFWSIEGTSISLPDKFIPEIDFVTRHRSRLEGANTAGVSS, via the coding sequence ATGAGCGACGCGGCCAAATCACCTAAGAAAGGCGCAAGACGGTCAGCCAATTGGTCGAGAGAGCAGACCTTGCTCGCTTTCCAATTCTATTGCGAGACCCCTTTTGGCCAACTGCACGGCAAAAACAAGAGAGTTATAGAGCTGGCAAACTTGATCGGCCGTACGCCAGGTGCTCTTGCGATGAAATGCGTGAACATCGCCAGTCTCGACCCGGCAATCCGCGAAAGTGGGCGGAGCGGACTGAGTAATGCTTCTGCTCTTGATCGCGAAGTATGGAGAGAGTTCCATGCCAACTGGGAGCAACTAATTGATGAGTGCGAGTTGCTGAGATCACGCCTGCTGGCCGCGAGGAGCGACAAAATACCGCCAGCTGCTGATCGTGATACCGAAGCAGATTATTCGGGAGAAACTCGCGAGGCATTGGTACGGCAGCGCATTGGCCAGGCATTCTTTCGCCGCGCCATCTTAAGCAGCTATGGCAACAAGTGTTGTATTTCCGGAGTCAGCGATGGACGATTTCTCGTCGCAAGTCATATCGTTCCCTGGAGAGATGACGCGTCTATCCGTTTGCATCCGGGTAACGGCCTATGCCTTTCTGCAATACACGACAAGGCTTTCGATAGCCACCTGTTCTCCTTGACTGACGACTATCGTATCGTGCTATCGGAGCAACTGAAGACGACAAGAGACAAGTTCTTGCGCGAGGTATTTTGGTCGATTGAAGGTACTTCAATTTCCTTGCCGGACAAGTTTATTCCAGAGATCGATTTCGTGACTCGTCACAGGAGTCGTCTGGAAGGCGCAAACACCGCAGGAGTCTCGTCATGA
- a CDS encoding SDR family oxidoreductase codes for MRTTFTRLIGCALLLVAQASLAGLKPDQPTVLITGANRGIGLEYVQQIAARGWNVIATARNPDDATELQALAKDHPGVVIEKLDVTDHPGIDALAARYKDQPIDVLISNAAITPRLKTAFSGKAEMIDYAVARNSLETNALGAIKVASTFLPNVTASQQKKIVFISSKGGSFTEGPKGPIMFEYRASKAALNMLVYAFSFETKNKGVTTIALSPGSVNTEPAPGEFGYGKNIRQPGAIEPAESVSAMLKVIDGLTIKQNGQFLDYKDGRVLGW; via the coding sequence ATGCGTACCACATTCACCCGCCTGATCGGCTGCGCCCTCCTCCTCGTCGCACAGGCCAGCCTCGCCGGCCTCAAGCCGGATCAGCCCACCGTACTGATCACCGGCGCCAATCGCGGCATCGGCCTCGAGTATGTGCAGCAGATCGCCGCACGCGGCTGGAATGTGATCGCGACAGCCCGCAATCCGGACGACGCAACGGAACTGCAGGCGCTGGCCAAGGACCATCCCGGCGTCGTGATCGAAAAACTGGATGTCACCGATCATCCGGGCATCGACGCGCTGGCGGCCCGCTACAAGGATCAGCCGATCGATGTGCTGATCAGCAACGCCGCGATCACCCCGCGCCTCAAGACCGCCTTCAGCGGCAAGGCGGAGATGATCGACTACGCCGTCGCGCGCAACAGTCTCGAGACCAATGCCCTCGGCGCGATCAAGGTGGCAAGCACCTTTCTGCCCAACGTGACGGCCTCGCAGCAGAAAAAGATCGTGTTCATCTCCAGCAAGGGCGGGTCTTTCACCGAGGGTCCGAAGGGGCCGATCATGTTCGAGTACCGCGCCAGCAAGGCGGCGCTGAACATGCTCGTCTACGCGTTCAGCTTTGAAACGAAGAACAAGGGCGTGACCACCATCGCACTGTCACCCGGCTCCGTGAATACCGAGCCCGCACCGGGTGAGTTCGGCTATGGCAAGAACATTCGCCAGCCGGGTGCCATCGAACCGGCCGAGAGCGTGAGCGCCATGCTGAAGGTCATCGACGGCCTGACCATCAAACAGAACGGCCAGTTCCTCGACTACAAGGATGGCCGCGTCCTCGGCTGGTAA
- a CDS encoding DUF3106 domain-containing protein: protein MKRILLCCLLFAANLQPVLAQEWAELTTRQQELLAPLADKWPAIPEERRQKLLRGAERWNSLTPEQQQGMRDRMQTWRRMSPEQQARARQRFQRFRRLPPEERARLRNAQQRFQDLSPEQRERLRQRFRDLTPEQRQQLRERRHPPP from the coding sequence ATGAAGCGCATCCTGCTCTGCTGCCTGCTGTTTGCCGCGAACCTGCAACCGGTACTCGCGCAGGAATGGGCGGAACTCACGACACGGCAGCAGGAATTGCTCGCACCGCTGGCTGACAAATGGCCAGCCATACCGGAAGAGCGCCGCCAAAAACTGCTGCGCGGCGCCGAGCGATGGAACAGCCTGACTCCTGAACAGCAACAGGGAATGCGCGATCGGATGCAGACCTGGCGTCGCATGAGCCCCGAACAGCAGGCCCGCGCGCGGCAGCGCTTCCAGCGGTTCCGCCGGCTGCCACCGGAAGAGCGCGCGCGACTGCGGAATGCGCAGCAGCGATTCCAGGACCTGTCGCCGGAACAGCGTGAACGCCTGCGCCAGCGCTTCCGCGACCTGACGCCGGAGCAGCGCCAGCAATTGCGGGAACGCCGGCACCCGCCGCCCTGA
- a CDS encoding RNA polymerase sigma factor, which translates to MTTADRDLRVSIDHSSDKSHVPLGTTDTLDSFLAGVERRAFRMARISTGDADAALDIVQDAMLRLVRSYRSRPAAEWTPLFYRILGNAMTDWHRQQRQSGKIFDRWFGSSVEDNDDAMDSLPMPAGQQPDELVDIGQNLAAVEAAINALSLRQQQAFMLRCWQGFSTAEAAAAMGCTEGTVKTLYSRALHSLRATLTADTAS; encoded by the coding sequence ATGACAACAGCAGACCGTGACCTGCGGGTTAGCATTGACCACAGTTCAGACAAGAGCCATGTACCTTTGGGCACCACTGACACGCTCGACAGCTTTCTGGCCGGTGTGGAACGCCGGGCCTTCAGGATGGCGCGCATCAGCACCGGTGATGCCGACGCGGCGCTCGATATCGTGCAGGACGCCATGCTGAGGCTGGTCAGATCCTACCGGAGCCGACCTGCAGCGGAATGGACGCCCCTGTTCTACCGGATTCTGGGCAATGCCATGACCGACTGGCACAGGCAGCAGCGGCAGAGCGGGAAGATCTTTGACCGCTGGTTTGGCAGCAGTGTGGAAGATAACGACGACGCGATGGACAGCCTGCCAATGCCTGCCGGACAACAGCCGGATGAGCTGGTCGACATCGGGCAGAACCTTGCAGCTGTCGAAGCGGCGATCAATGCGCTGTCGCTGCGCCAGCAGCAGGCTTTCATGCTGCGCTGCTGGCAAGGCTTCTCGACGGCTGAAGCGGCTGCCGCGATGGGCTGTACCGAAGGCACGGTGAAGACCCTCTATTCACGCGCCCTGCACAGTCTGCGCGCCACGCTGACAGCAGATACGGCGAGCTGA
- a CDS encoding CPBP family intramembrane metalloprotease, whose amino-acid sequence MKRHPLLAYIAVAWLWTWVTILPLLLQKRGLVDFGLPDAWEVIGAFGPCIAACVVLRHTEGRGGLAALWQGLSRWRLGAAGWALTLLSPLAFLALAAGLTVLQTGTPPSWQALSTGRLGSLSEVLDLVLVAALLQALGEEPGWRGYLLPRMLNRFRILPATLLLFPVWWLWHLPFFLSRPAFGLAQFFGFGFGILCASVWLSFLRERTRSILAAVVWHAVLNITRGIALGFSTGMFLAYGMVVAAGAALIVGWWLIRGTRSGSTQ is encoded by the coding sequence ATGAAAAGACATCCGCTTCTCGCTTATATCGCGGTGGCCTGGCTGTGGACCTGGGTGACGATCTTGCCTCTGCTGTTGCAGAAGCGCGGCCTGGTCGACTTCGGCCTGCCGGATGCCTGGGAGGTCATCGGCGCCTTCGGGCCCTGCATCGCGGCCTGTGTGGTTCTGCGTCACACCGAAGGGCGGGGTGGCCTTGCCGCCCTGTGGCAGGGCCTGAGCCGATGGCGTCTGGGTGCGGCAGGCTGGGCACTGACACTCCTTTCACCACTGGCATTTCTGGCGCTGGCTGCCGGGCTGACCGTCCTGCAGACCGGTACGCCGCCATCATGGCAGGCGCTGTCCACCGGACGTCTGGGCAGTCTGTCGGAAGTCCTCGATCTGGTTCTCGTCGCGGCACTGCTGCAGGCGCTGGGCGAGGAACCCGGCTGGCGAGGCTACCTGCTGCCGAGGATGCTGAATCGCTTCAGGATACTGCCGGCGACCCTGCTCCTGTTTCCGGTGTGGTGGTTGTGGCACCTGCCATTTTTTCTAAGCCGGCCGGCATTCGGGCTGGCGCAGTTTTTCGGCTTTGGTTTTGGAATCCTCTGCGCGTCGGTCTGGCTCAGCTTCCTGCGTGAACGGACGCGCAGCATTCTTGCGGCGGTGGTCTGGCACGCAGTGCTGAACATCACCCGGGGCATCGCCCTGGGCTTTTCCACCGGGATGTTTCTGGCCTACGGGATGGTGGTGGCGGCCGGCGCTGCGCTGATCGTGGGCTGGTGGCTGATACGAGGGACCCGGTCGGGATCCACGCAATAA
- a CDS encoding B12-binding domain-containing protein has product MTTPDRFSADLLERSASGYAGFAAALMLERDPAMQERDGAGAPAAWRSHLTQRVLDLAAALSAGEPQLFTGRVLWTRKAFRAQARDEADIRRSIQALRDVLAERLPKPALDAPLACLDATLDELAAPPGAPEPTELDPQRPTDRLALEYLQKILEGNAAEAVRLASSAVANGLGPQALYMQVLLPAQREVGRLWHAGELSVAEEHMVTAVTQRAMAVVISQAAPLPANGHTAVVAAVSGNVHDIGLRALADMYQLAGWRVIYAGSDVPMLDLPALLGFYEADLLMLGATLVTHIPRVEQAIAAIRERCERPVRIVVGGAAFDDAPDLWSRIGSDGYAASIDEALALGARLVGIS; this is encoded by the coding sequence ATGACAACACCAGACAGGTTCTCGGCTGATCTTCTCGAGCGCAGCGCCTCCGGTTATGCCGGCTTCGCCGCGGCGCTGATGCTCGAGCGTGATCCGGCCATGCAGGAGCGCGATGGCGCCGGTGCACCGGCCGCGTGGCGTTCGCACCTGACCCAGCGTGTGCTCGATCTGGCCGCAGCCCTGTCGGCAGGTGAGCCGCAGCTCTTTACGGGCCGGGTGTTGTGGACGCGCAAGGCCTTCCGCGCCCAGGCGCGGGACGAGGCGGACATCCGGCGGAGCATCCAGGCGCTGCGCGATGTGCTGGCCGAGCGACTCCCGAAGCCGGCGCTCGACGCGCCCCTGGCCTGTCTCGACGCGACACTGGACGAACTCGCCGCGCCCCCTGGCGCACCGGAGCCGACTGAACTGGATCCGCAACGTCCAACGGATCGCCTGGCCCTCGAATATCTGCAGAAGATCCTCGAGGGCAATGCGGCCGAAGCGGTGCGTCTTGCCAGCAGCGCGGTGGCCAACGGTCTCGGCCCGCAGGCGTTGTACATGCAGGTGCTGCTGCCGGCCCAGCGTGAAGTCGGGCGCTTGTGGCATGCCGGCGAACTGAGCGTCGCCGAGGAGCACATGGTGACGGCGGTTACCCAGCGTGCGATGGCAGTGGTGATCAGCCAGGCCGCACCCTTGCCCGCCAACGGGCACACGGCCGTCGTCGCGGCGGTATCCGGCAATGTGCACGACATCGGCCTGCGTGCGCTGGCCGACATGTACCAGCTGGCCGGCTGGCGCGTGATCTACGCGGGTTCCGATGTGCCGATGCTGGATCTGCCGGCGCTGCTCGGCTTTTATGAAGCCGATCTGCTGATGCTGGGGGCGACCCTGGTCACGCATATACCCCGTGTGGAGCAGGCGATCGCCGCGATCCGGGAACGCTGCGAGCGTCCGGTACGTATCGTGGTCGGTGGTGCGGCTTTCGACGACGCGCCCGATCTGTGGTCGCGCATCGGCAGCGATGGCTATGCCGCCAGTATCGATGAGGCCCTGGCGCTCGGTGCCCGGCTGGTCGGCATCAGCTGA
- a CDS encoding ferric reductase-like transmembrane domain-containing protein translates to MTRIWRHLGMSVVVAALCAATWYAGEPTEATARLSLLTAWLCFALLAAALCIGPWRVLHGGQPTVNSLLRRDLGIWAAITALAHLLAATVVVMTPVYYGRYINGTDNQPLSFPVGQASIISGYLIGIVCLLLLAVSSNLALRVLGAQRWKFLQRWAYGVFALTAAHGLAFQYIEFRTGIWLIVLGLCSLAVLALQLAGRRAVLRRTRRG, encoded by the coding sequence ATGACACGAATCTGGCGGCATCTGGGGATGTCAGTGGTCGTTGCGGCGCTCTGCGCTGCAACCTGGTATGCCGGTGAACCGACAGAAGCGACAGCCCGGCTGAGCCTGCTCACCGCCTGGCTGTGCTTCGCGCTGCTGGCAGCAGCACTGTGCATCGGGCCGTGGCGGGTACTGCATGGCGGACAGCCCACAGTCAATTCCCTGCTGCGAAGGGATCTCGGCATCTGGGCGGCAATCACCGCGCTCGCACATCTGCTTGCCGCAACCGTCGTGGTGATGACGCCCGTGTACTACGGCCGTTACATCAACGGTACGGATAACCAGCCGCTGTCGTTTCCGGTCGGACAGGCCAGCATCATCAGCGGCTACCTCATCGGCATCGTTTGCCTGCTGCTGCTGGCCGTTTCCAGCAACCTGGCATTGCGCGTACTCGGCGCACAACGCTGGAAGTTCCTGCAACGCTGGGCCTATGGCGTGTTCGCCCTGACTGCGGCACACGGCCTGGCGTTTCAGTACATCGAGTTTCGCACCGGGATATGGCTGATCGTGCTCGGCCTCTGCAGCCTTGCGGTGCTGGCCCTGCAACTTGCCGGAAGACGTGCCGTGCTCCGCCGTACACGGCGGGGCTGA
- a CDS encoding class I SAM-dependent methyltransferase, whose amino-acid sequence MNDFDDTFDSVESNSTAQHTGLAIRLARRAVHRHLRALRHGRLHIQDALGTAVFGQTSGPAAIDTSVRIHDLSAWLDIASGGTIGAGEAWMAGKFSSNDLLAAMRLLVINREAMDGIESGMARFGSTLLRLAHWRHRNTRAGSRRNIHAHYDLGDELFSLFLDPAMMYSAAVFPHAGATLEEASLHKLDLICRKLELKAGDHLLEIGTGWGGLAIHAARHHGCRVTTTTISENQFRFAQRRVQEAGLADRIAVLSQDYRDLQGQFDKLVSVEMIEAVGHRFVDQYFRICSERLKPAGRMLLQSITIADRYHERARHAVDFIQKYIFPGGALPSITSISSAVSRMTDLQLTHMQEIGLDYARTLHIWRERFLQRLPEVRRLGYPDEFIRMWEWYLLYCEAGFMERAIGTVQLVFDKPDCRLAPAGAQ is encoded by the coding sequence ATGAACGATTTCGACGACACCTTTGACAGTGTGGAGAGCAACTCCACCGCGCAGCACACGGGCCTCGCCATCCGCCTGGCCCGGCGCGCCGTGCATCGGCACTTGCGTGCCCTGCGCCACGGCCGGCTGCACATCCAGGATGCGCTGGGCACGGCCGTTTTCGGGCAGACATCCGGTCCTGCAGCCATCGACACAAGCGTGCGGATTCACGACCTGTCTGCCTGGCTGGATATCGCCAGCGGCGGGACCATCGGTGCCGGTGAAGCCTGGATGGCCGGAAAGTTCAGCAGCAACGATCTGCTCGCGGCCATGCGCCTGCTGGTCATCAACCGCGAAGCGATGGACGGGATTGAATCCGGCATGGCGCGCTTCGGCAGCACACTGCTGCGTCTCGCTCACTGGCGACACCGCAATACGCGTGCGGGCAGCCGGCGCAACATCCACGCCCATTACGATCTGGGCGACGAACTGTTCAGCCTGTTCCTCGATCCGGCGATGATGTACTCGGCGGCCGTCTTTCCGCACGCCGGCGCAACACTCGAAGAGGCCTCCCTGCACAAGCTCGACCTGATCTGCCGCAAACTCGAACTGAAAGCCGGCGATCACCTGCTGGAAATCGGCACCGGCTGGGGTGGCCTTGCCATCCATGCGGCGCGCCACCATGGCTGCCGGGTCACGACCACCACGATCTCGGAAAACCAGTTCCGCTTTGCACAGCGTCGGGTGCAGGAGGCAGGACTCGCCGATCGCATCGCGGTACTGAGCCAGGATTACCGCGATCTGCAGGGCCAGTTCGACAAGCTCGTGTCGGTGGAGATGATCGAGGCGGTCGGCCACCGTTTTGTGGACCAGTACTTCCGGATCTGCAGCGAGCGGCTCAAACCGGCCGGCCGCATGCTGCTGCAGTCCATCACCATCGCCGATCGCTATCACGAACGGGCCCGGCATGCGGTGGACTTCATACAAAAGTACATTTTCCCGGGCGGGGCCCTGCCATCGATCACTTCGATCAGCTCTGCGGTTTCGCGCATGACCGATCTGCAGCTGACGCATATGCAGGAAATCGGCCTCGACTACGCACGCACGCTGCACATCTGGCGCGAGCGTTTCCTCCAGCGCCTGCCGGAAGTCCGCCGTCTCGGCTATCCGGACGAGTTCATCCGCATGTGGGAGTGGTATCTGCTCTATTGCGAAGCGGGTTTCATGGAGCGTGCGATCGGCACCGTGCAACTGGTGTTCGACAAGCCCGACTGCCGGCTGGCGCCCGCCGGCGCACAATGA
- a CDS encoding DUF1365 domain-containing protein: MHSCIYQGQVSHRRFHPVRHDFRYQLFMMYVDLAELDHLFDGYWFWSAHRPAPARFRRSDHCGDAAIPLERTIRDLVEAEAGFRPAGPIRLLTHFSYFGYNFNPMSAYYCFDQHGTLEAVVLEVSNMPWRQMHPYVLTGGRPIANNGIRFEFAKTFHVSPFMPLDMRYVCKLAPPGERLALALENWRDGARRFDAHLSFERQAISSASLARVLATDPFATLRVASLIHWQALKLWRKRAPVYDRPENRKAA, encoded by the coding sequence ATGCACAGCTGCATCTATCAGGGTCAGGTCAGCCACCGGCGCTTTCATCCCGTGCGCCACGACTTCCGCTACCAGCTGTTCATGATGTATGTGGACCTGGCGGAACTCGATCACCTGTTTGACGGCTACTGGTTCTGGTCGGCACACCGCCCCGCCCCCGCCCGCTTCAGACGCAGCGATCACTGTGGTGATGCGGCCATTCCACTGGAGCGCACGATCCGCGACCTGGTGGAAGCCGAGGCCGGCTTCCGGCCGGCCGGTCCGATCCGGCTGCTGACGCACTTCAGCTACTTTGGCTACAACTTCAACCCGATGAGCGCGTACTACTGTTTCGATCAACACGGAACCCTGGAAGCGGTGGTGCTTGAAGTCAGCAACATGCCATGGCGGCAGATGCACCCCTATGTACTGACCGGCGGTCGGCCGATCGCCAACAACGGCATACGCTTCGAGTTCGCCAAGACCTTTCACGTTTCGCCCTTCATGCCGCTGGACATGCGCTACGTCTGCAAGCTGGCGCCACCGGGCGAACGGCTGGCGCTGGCACTGGAAAACTGGCGCGATGGTGCCCGGCGTTTCGATGCCCACCTCAGCTTCGAACGCCAGGCCATCAGTTCCGCCTCGCTGGCCCGCGTGCTTGCCACCGACCCCTTCGCCACCCTGCGGGTGGCCAGCCTGATCCACTGGCAGGCACTGAAACTATGGCGCAAGCGCGCGCCGGTATACGATCGTCCAGAGAACCGGAAGGCCGCATGA
- a CDS encoding FAD-dependent oxidoreductase — MRVAIIGSGISGLYAAHRLSGHCELTIFEADSRPGGHSHTVDVAMDGQRLAMDTGFLVFNERNYPHFTRLLRVLGVAYQPADMSFSFRCADSGVEYRGDTDFNAIFAQRRNLLRPAHYRMLLDILRFNRLGGELLAAPPERTLGDFLDQHGFKGPMLDDYLLPMAGAIWSAEPARILDFPASHFGHFFSNHGLLQTTGRPQWMTVSGGAREYVRAIITPLRDRLLLNTPVEWVQRHADRVVIKARGRAEASYDHVVLACHSDQALSMLRDPSTAEREILGAVSFQDNEAVLHTDASLMPRTRRARAAWNYHRSSTQDSGRVSVTYDLTRLQSLPGPREFLLTLNDTGAVDPRAVVERLNYMHPVYNHATIAAQQRHAEINGVNRSYYCGAWWGYGFHEDGVRSAIAVCDAFTRITGLVLDGTAAETTTETQAVA, encoded by the coding sequence GTGCGCGTAGCGATTATCGGCAGCGGCATTTCGGGCCTGTATGCCGCCCATCGGTTGTCCGGACACTGCGAGCTGACCATTTTCGAGGCCGACAGCCGGCCCGGCGGCCACAGCCATACGGTCGATGTGGCGATGGACGGGCAGCGTCTTGCCATGGATACCGGCTTTCTGGTCTTCAACGAGCGGAATTACCCCCATTTCACAAGGCTGCTGCGCGTCCTGGGCGTGGCATATCAGCCCGCAGACATGAGCTTCAGCTTTCGCTGTGCAGACAGCGGCGTCGAATATCGCGGCGATACCGACTTCAACGCGATTTTTGCCCAGCGCCGCAACCTGCTGCGCCCGGCCCACTACCGGATGCTGCTCGACATCCTGCGCTTCAACCGTCTCGGCGGCGAGCTGCTGGCGGCGCCACCCGAGCGGACCCTCGGCGACTTCCTGGACCAGCACGGCTTCAAGGGTCCCATGCTCGACGACTACCTGCTGCCGATGGCCGGTGCCATCTGGTCGGCGGAACCGGCACGCATCCTCGACTTTCCCGCCAGCCATTTCGGGCACTTCTTCAGCAACCACGGGCTGTTGCAGACCACAGGGCGACCGCAGTGGATGACGGTGAGCGGCGGCGCGCGGGAATATGTGCGCGCCATCATCACCCCGCTTCGCGACCGGTTGCTGCTCAATACCCCGGTCGAGTGGGTGCAGCGGCATGCCGACCGGGTGGTGATCAAGGCACGCGGGCGGGCGGAAGCCAGCTACGACCACGTCGTGCTGGCCTGTCACAGCGATCAGGCACTCAGCATGCTGCGCGATCCATCGACGGCCGAGCGCGAGATACTCGGCGCCGTTTCATTCCAGGACAACGAAGCGGTACTGCACACCGACGCAAGCCTGATGCCCCGCACCCGGCGTGCCCGGGCAGCCTGGAACTACCATCGCAGCAGCACACAGGACAGCGGTCGCGTATCCGTGACCTACGACCTCACCCGCCTGCAGTCGCTGCCCGGCCCACGGGAATTTCTGCTGACCCTGAACGACACTGGCGCCGTGGATCCGCGGGCTGTCGTGGAGCGACTCAACTACATGCACCCGGTGTACAACCACGCGACGATCGCGGCCCAGCAGCGGCACGCCGAGATCAACGGCGTGAATCGCAGCTACTATTGTGGCGCCTGGTGGGGTTATGGTTTCCACGAAGACGGGGTACGCAGCGCAATCGCCGTGTGCGATGCTTTCACGCGAATCACCGGCCTCGTCCTGGACGGGACCGCGGCAGAAACCACGACCGAAACACAGGCGGTAGCCTGA
- a CDS encoding nuclear transport factor 2 family protein, whose protein sequence is MPAMQTSFNGCRRGRCGLLLLLTGVVAGCGGSPVPLPELNASYEQALARTAPLAVVHEPGSEAQRVAFDRLQAYFRDMTAASVREQTANVYAPEAYLNDTLVGINGVAGIQAYLGHTMEDTRKLDVRFLDRAQSGIDYFVRWEMTVEHGSLAGGKPVLSYGVTQFRFDSEGRVLLHKDFWDSGTALYEQLPVLGSVVRRVRAAAEAGAE, encoded by the coding sequence ATGCCTGCCATGCAAACGAGCTTCAACGGATGCCGCAGAGGCCGGTGCGGACTGCTTTTACTGCTCACCGGCGTGGTGGCTGGCTGCGGCGGGTCGCCGGTACCCCTGCCGGAACTCAACGCCTCCTATGAGCAGGCGCTGGCGCGCACCGCGCCGCTGGCGGTCGTTCACGAGCCCGGCAGCGAGGCACAGCGGGTGGCGTTCGATCGCCTGCAGGCCTACTTCAGGGACATGACGGCAGCCTCGGTCCGCGAGCAGACGGCCAACGTCTATGCGCCCGAGGCCTATCTCAATGACACCCTCGTGGGTATCAATGGCGTGGCAGGCATCCAGGCCTACCTCGGGCACACGATGGAGGACACCCGGAAGCTGGATGTCCGCTTTCTGGATCGTGCCCAGTCCGGCATCGATTACTTCGTGCGCTGGGAGATGACCGTTGAACACGGGTCGCTCGCCGGCGGCAAGCCGGTGCTGAGTTATGGCGTCACGCAGTTCCGGTTCGACAGCGAGGGACGCGTCTTGCTGCACAAGGATTTCTGGGATTCAGGCACGGCGCTTTATGAGCAGCTGCCGGTGCTCGGCAGCGTTGTCCGCCGCGTGCGTGCCGCCGCCGAAGCGGGGGCGGAATAA